GTTATTTGTAGACACTAAACCTCATCATGTTTGATATTTCTTGTCCACAGGTTTCACTGATCTCTCCCCAGAAGAGCTCAGGCTGGAGTATTACTCTACAAGAGCTTCAGGAGATCTGCAGAGCTATGTAAGTGTAGTGTCACTCATTAATGTAATTCATAATGATGACTTCAGGCCAATTAGACAACAAAAAGGATACCTTGGATACCTGACTCTTGGATGCATggataaaagttttttttttttcttctttctaatAAGATGATAGATGACATTTCAATGTTTGATCTTAAAATTGGTCTAacgttgtgttgtttgtttgtgtctaaaATGTGTAAGAGTCTAAGAAACTCCCATTTCATGTGTTTAGGTCAATGGTATCAATCAGTTACTCAACCAGTGGAGAAGCAGAGTCCAGGAACTGAAGGTTATGAATCCAACCACCCGCGCAGCTttggtgagacacacacacacacagtaactaACAGTGCTCcctctatattttttttcttttttaaatacagtgaacatgctttgatttgttttcttgccTTGCAGCTTGCAGAGATAAACTGCCCAGCACCTCAGGCATCTTCAAGTGGCTTTGGTTCTGCAACAGCGACTGGATTTGGATCCTCTACATCCAGCTTGGAAAGCAAAGGTGAAGATTGATTGAAGTGTTGCTTTATTAAAACAATAGAGATGTAAAGCAACAGGtgaacattttgggaaatcttTTCTTGCAAAGGATCTAAGGAAGTGCCTGCTCccggccaagaaatagtctggcAAAAAACTCCAATAAGAAACTGTTGTATCACTTTGCCTTTTGTATGGATAAAGAAAGTGTTACATATAGTAGGCTTAAGAAGTGCTGTTCCCCCCCCAAAGTTCATTGGCTAATTAACTAATCTTGAGTCAATCgtagctgtcaatcatgacaatTCACCCCGGTTTTATagaatcaaataaataataaaaaccaaacTTATCAAAGAAATAAACACTCAAACAGACATCAGCGTGGACAGATCTgcctaaaatgacagaaaacatctttgggaaatatttattttgtgtaatttgATTTTTTAGTTTGGCCCATGTCCCATTGGCTAACATGGAGGGGGTGGGGTTTATGACCCATACTGCAGTCAGTCACCAGGGCAATcgagatgttttggcttcacttatacagtctatgcaccAACCACTGCGAGTCATATTCAACAGACCGATATGAGAGTGGCATCCTCTCACTTTCTGCAAGAAAGGCCTATTGCTTTAAAGGATCCCTCATGTCTCAGGAATACAGTGCTTGAGCagatgtttttactttactttttaagtCCTGTCTGAATATGCTGATTAGACAATCAAATCTGTACTAGCCCTCTTTTGCTCCTGTGTTAATTCTAAATATTTCTGACCATATATAGGCTTTGGGGCTCCAGCACCGACCCAGGCCAACACTTTCAGCTTTGCTGCTCCAAGTGGTGGATTTGGTTCCTCAGTGGCACCATCCTCCTCAACAGGTTTTGGCAGTGCCTTAGCAGCTCCAACACAACCGCCCTCTGGGTTTGGTTCCTCCACTGCCGCCTCCTCTGCtctttctgcttcttctttCTCCTTTGCTGCTCCGACTGCCGACAAGCCAGCGGCCACATCAGGATTTGGCTCTGCCTCAGGGTTCTCCGGCGGGGGATTCGGGAGCGGTTTCGGTGCGGAAGCATCTGCTGCAGCAGGAGGTGGCAGTAGTTTTGGACAGGCGAGTGGAGGGTTTGGGACGACCCCTGCTCCACCCGCAGTTGGAGCCGGGTCTGCCAGTCAGGCATTGGACAGTCTTTTTTCACATGAGAGCAATATGACTCCAGAGGAGCTTAATCAGTTCAAGGCTAAGAGGTTCACTCTCGGCCAGATTCCTTTAAAGCCTCCCCCAGCTAACATGCTAGTGGTGTGATCCTAAATTGTCTGAAATTCACacgatttttaaaataaagagataatttatacaaagttttttttttttcttcggcATAGTGCTTCTGTTTAAACCAACGTTATATAATGTTTAAGATGTGGCTAATGTTTAAATACTAGATCAGTTCTGACAGGGAAAACTCGCTATGGTTCCATTTAATACTTTTGTGTGAATGCACGGCATGCTTTATGTACAGCTGCTGTACAATAAACTACATATTTTTAGATGTCTTTTGTCATATAAAGTGCTATTTTTGAATGTCTTGTTCTAAATCTATTTGTACATTTTACCTTCCCATTTGTTGAGATGCTGACAGTAAACTGATCAGTTGATGAGCAAAGTTTCTGAAGGTTTATTTGCATGATGGTTTGAACGTgatctacagtatattacaaaacaaatgtgcCTTGAACTTGGTTAGACACTTTCATCTACTCAAAAGTCCTGCAACAATTCAGACATATTGTCCTCTTACCTAGAAATGTATTTCACTTAATGCTTAACCGTAGAATAAAAGGGTCCTCTGGTAATAAACTGAAATCTTACTGTTTACAACAGAAGAAAATCGATCGGCCTTGTAacattagattatactttattcatcccacagcaggggaaattcccttattacagcagcattttctacaataaaagcaaaacagacaaataagtaaacacacaaacaagcaggtaaacaacagacaatgagcagagggtatggctgaatgtaaagtggggtcaaataaaggtattgtaaagtgcggttgccatagtacagaAAACAGTATTGCAGTGTAAGCGAGtgatgttaaaattaaattgaatctgtaattaaaataatatagcaaaagtaggtaaccataatatacatttatatttacctgtgaccataaataataatgaaaaagtaagtactcgtaatggaaaatataaatactgatatagtaaagcagagacacactAGGCAAGTAGCTAAATAAGAG
Above is a window of Etheostoma spectabile isolate EspeVRDwgs_2016 chromosome 14, UIUC_Espe_1.0, whole genome shotgun sequence DNA encoding:
- the LOC116701918 gene encoding nucleoporin NUP42; amino-acid sequence: MTVCNFFLQGRCRYGDKCWNEHPTGGNRGGGGGYNNNNNTTTRSSAQHRGGGGGFGNRVWVNPSQQKGGYIQPSSFSSHGTEEWGRGGGGGGGADWGRGGGSGGADWGRGGGGGGGGGNEWGRGGGGNDWGRGGGNDWGRGSGGGRRDNMKSSEFAYSSQNKFAALGTSDTFDRGGRGGAQQVPAGEEDDDKKLEIIQMDMDIWESSGQWGFSCYSSFKTPLSGFTDLSPEELRLEYYSTRASGDLQSYVNGINQLLNQWRSRVQELKVMNPTTRAALLAEINCPAPQASSSGFGSATATGFGSSTSSLESKGFGAPAPTQANTFSFAAPSGGFGSSVAPSSSTGFGSALAAPTQPPSGFGSSTAASSALSASSFSFAAPTADKPAATSGFGSASGFSGGGFGSGFGAEASAAAGGGSSFGQASGGFGTTPAPPAVGAGSASQALDSLFSHESNMTPEELNQFKAKRFTLGQIPLKPPPANMLVV